The Congregibacter litoralis KT71 genome contains a region encoding:
- a CDS encoding retropepsin-like aspartic protease family protein produces MRGRKGALPLLLFLVCSWVTATEIQVEALLPGLAVMQIDGRRVTLREGQSESGVKLLAADAQSALVEVGGRQQRLRVSQRISGQFAAPAERSITIPRNDQMQYVTTAEINNVRLSVIVDTGANIIALNSRDARAVGIADDEGAAARVQTAGSIVPARRVVLDAVTVGGIRVEGVAATVIDGDQPSVALLGMSFLQHVDIQEQGGILTLKALW; encoded by the coding sequence GTGCGAGGGAGAAAGGGAGCACTACCGCTGCTGTTGTTTCTCGTTTGCTCGTGGGTGACGGCGACGGAGATACAGGTGGAGGCCCTGCTTCCCGGCCTGGCCGTCATGCAGATTGATGGTCGCCGGGTGACTCTCCGTGAAGGTCAGAGCGAGAGCGGTGTGAAGCTTCTCGCAGCGGATGCCCAATCGGCTTTGGTGGAAGTTGGGGGGCGGCAGCAGCGTTTGCGCGTCTCCCAGCGTATCAGCGGTCAGTTTGCTGCCCCGGCCGAGCGCAGCATCACGATTCCCCGAAACGATCAGATGCAATATGTCACTACTGCAGAGATCAACAACGTTCGCCTCTCCGTGATTGTAGATACGGGCGCAAACATTATTGCCTTGAACAGCCGCGACGCCCGCGCCGTTGGTATCGCTGATGACGAAGGCGCGGCCGCGCGAGTGCAGACGGCGGGATCCATCGTGCCAGCGCGGCGGGTTGTGTTGGATGCGGTTACCGTGGGCGGCATCCGCGTTGAGGGCGTCGCGGCAACGGTTATCGATGGCGATCAGCCCTCTGTTGCGCTGTTGGGAATGAGTTTCCTGCAACATGTCGATATACAGGAGCAGGGCGGCATCCTGACGCTGAAAGCGCTGTGGTAA
- a CDS encoding phosphatidylglycerophosphatase A family protein: protein MSALPRPNLADPVQLLAFGLGSGLAPKAPGTVGTVAALPFYMLMASQSLWVYSGIVVLAAIVGVWICDRASKALNVHDHPGIVWDEFVGLWIALWAMPAEPLWVLAGFLVFRLFDIAKPWPIGWLDRHARGGFGIMIDDVVAGLLACGVLHLALRFGAG from the coding sequence GTGAGCGCGCTGCCCCGTCCGAATCTCGCGGATCCCGTGCAGCTCCTCGCTTTCGGCCTTGGCTCGGGGCTTGCGCCAAAAGCGCCGGGCACCGTCGGTACCGTGGCTGCGCTACCTTTTTACATGCTTATGGCAAGCCAGTCCTTGTGGGTTTATAGCGGCATTGTGGTGCTGGCAGCCATCGTCGGCGTGTGGATTTGCGACCGCGCCAGCAAGGCGCTGAACGTCCATGATCACCCGGGCATCGTCTGGGACGAGTTTGTGGGGCTTTGGATAGCACTCTGGGCCATGCCTGCAGAGCCTCTATGGGTGCTTGCGGGTTTTCTGGTTTTCCGCCTTTTTGATATTGCAAAGCCCTGGCCCATCGGGTGGCTGGATCGCCATGCCCGTGGTGGCTTTGGCATCATGATTGATGACGTTGTAGCCGGCCTGCTGGCCTGCGGTGTGCTGCATCTCGCGCTGCGCTTCGGAGCTGGATAG
- the ribH gene encoding 6,7-dimethyl-8-ribityllumazine synthase, which produces MSSLKTIEGTMTHTSGRYALLVGRWNSFVVEHLLEGAVDTLKRHGVASEQITVIRVPGAFEIPLACQRLAKTGSYDAIVALGAVIRGGTPHFEHVAGECTKGIAQVSLNHDIPIAFGVLTVDSIEQAIERSGTKAGNKGVEAALSALEMVSLLSQFD; this is translated from the coding sequence ATGAGTAGCCTGAAAACCATCGAAGGGACAATGACGCACACAAGCGGGCGTTACGCGCTCCTGGTGGGTCGCTGGAACAGTTTTGTAGTAGAGCATTTGCTCGAGGGCGCCGTGGATACGCTAAAGCGGCATGGCGTTGCTTCCGAGCAAATCACCGTCATCCGTGTACCCGGAGCGTTTGAGATTCCCCTGGCCTGTCAGCGCCTGGCCAAAACCGGGAGCTACGATGCCATTGTGGCCCTGGGCGCCGTGATTCGTGGCGGTACTCCCCACTTCGAACACGTGGCCGGAGAGTGCACCAAGGGCATTGCCCAGGTCAGCCTCAACCACGATATTCCCATCGCCTTTGGTGTACTGACGGTAGACAGTATCGAGCAGGCTATTGAACGTTCGGGCACCAAGGCAGGAAACAAGGGTGTGGAAGCCGCACTGTCGGCGCTGGAAATGGTCAGCCTCCTGAGCCAGTTCGACTGA
- a CDS encoding riboflavin synthase, with amino-acid sequence MFTGIIQAVGTVAAQQPSGGDLRLRIHTGKLSLDDVGIGDSIATNGVCLTVTELPGDGFWADVSRETLNLTTLGNLSQGSPVNLEKSLTPQSRLGGHIVSGHVDGLGEIVSMVEDARSWRVVVRAPDALAKYIAHKGSICIDGTSLTVNAVDGACFDLNIIPQTMTETVFEHYSPGSPVNLEVDVIARYLERLLQGTAAASPGGGIDYQTLADNGYLDKGA; translated from the coding sequence ATGTTCACGGGTATTATTCAGGCAGTGGGTACGGTCGCGGCACAGCAGCCCAGCGGCGGTGATCTGCGTTTGCGGATTCATACGGGGAAGCTGTCCCTTGACGATGTAGGTATCGGTGACAGTATTGCTACCAATGGTGTCTGCCTGACGGTGACGGAGCTGCCCGGCGATGGATTCTGGGCGGATGTATCCCGCGAAACTCTGAACCTCACGACCCTGGGTAATCTCTCCCAGGGTTCCCCCGTCAATCTTGAGAAATCCCTGACACCCCAGAGCCGCCTGGGTGGTCACATTGTGAGCGGCCATGTGGATGGGCTTGGAGAAATTGTCAGCATGGTCGAGGATGCGAGGTCCTGGCGTGTTGTGGTCCGCGCTCCCGACGCCCTCGCAAAATACATTGCTCACAAGGGGAGCATTTGCATCGACGGCACGAGCCTGACGGTAAACGCGGTTGATGGCGCCTGTTTCGATCTCAACATCATCCCCCAGACAATGACTGAAACCGTATTTGAGCATTACAGCCCCGGCAGTCCCGTGAACCTCGAAGTGGATGTGATTGCCCGCTACCTCGAGCGCCTGCTCCAGGGCACGGCGGCGGCGAGTCCCGGTGGGGGCATCGACTATCAGACCCTGGCGGACAACGGATATCTGGATAAAGGCGCATGA
- the nusB gene encoding transcription antitermination factor NusB: MSKQAQQELVARRRKARHYALQALYQWHMAGATATDIEAEFRTDYDFSVVDLEYFQALIHGVPPLVEELDSLLEPLLDREIRELDPIERSLLRMGGFELRDRIDVPYRVVINESVALAKKFGAAESYKYINGVLDKLARQLRGPEVSAGR, encoded by the coding sequence GTGTCGAAACAGGCTCAACAGGAACTGGTTGCCCGGCGAAGGAAGGCACGCCATTACGCCCTCCAGGCCCTGTATCAGTGGCACATGGCGGGTGCCACTGCTACGGATATTGAGGCGGAATTCCGCACGGATTATGACTTTTCCGTCGTGGATCTGGAGTATTTCCAGGCCCTGATTCACGGCGTTCCACCTTTGGTGGAGGAGCTTGATAGTTTGCTCGAGCCCCTCCTGGACCGGGAAATCCGCGAGCTCGATCCCATTGAGCGCTCCCTGCTTCGCATGGGTGGCTTTGAGCTTCGCGATCGCATCGACGTGCCTTACCGGGTGGTGATTAACGAGTCCGTGGCGCTGGCCAAAAAATTTGGTGCCGCGGAGAGCTACAAGTACATCAATGGCGTGCTCGACAAGTTGGCACGACAGCTGCGCGGTCCCGAGGTCAGTGCCGGGCGGTAA
- the dxs gene encoding 1-deoxy-D-xylulose-5-phosphate synthase codes for MFNELPTARPNTPVLDKIDQGLNLSELPEEELEALPEELRSYLLFSAGQSGGHFGAGLGVVELTIALHRVFDTPRDRVVWDVGHQAYPHKILTGRMQRMHTIRQAGGLAGFPKRSESDYDTFGVGHSSTSISAAMGMALAAAREKDPRRVVAVIGDGAITGGMAFEALAHAGDVRPNMLVILNDNQMSIGKNTGGLAKYFAKIWASKTYISMREGGKRALAMIKPAWDLAKRTEEHMKGMVAPGTLFEELGWHYIGPIDGHDLPQLVQTLENMRDLEGPQFLHVLTMKGKGYSPAEADPIGFHAINKLEVKPSLEAGDAPPAAPPPTLKKVKYQDVFGQWLCDMAATDDRLMAITPAMCEGSGMVPYAAQYPDRFFDVAIAEQHAVTLAAGMACEGAKPVVAIYSTFLQRAYDQLVHDVALQKLDVTFAIDRAGLVGQDGPTHHGAFDISYLRCIPNMVIGAPSDENECRQMLYTAYRHPGPAAIRYPRGTGPGALIEETMAELPIGKAVLVRPGQEIAILNFGALFSEAMKAGEELDATVVDMRWVKPLDEEMILELAASHSLIITLEENAIAGGAGSAVAEYLSQNNVRCPVKHFGIPDEFIDHGDQAMLRQLAGAYADPIIDAGKSATTRSADPSPLAQVSRS; via the coding sequence ATGTTTAATGAACTTCCCACGGCACGCCCCAACACTCCGGTTCTGGACAAAATTGACCAGGGCCTGAATTTGTCCGAACTCCCTGAAGAAGAGCTGGAAGCCCTCCCGGAAGAATTGCGCTCCTATCTGTTATTCAGTGCAGGACAGTCCGGCGGACACTTTGGCGCCGGTCTCGGCGTCGTAGAGCTGACGATTGCACTACACAGAGTGTTTGACACGCCGCGGGACAGGGTGGTGTGGGACGTGGGGCACCAGGCTTACCCCCACAAAATTCTCACGGGTCGCATGCAACGCATGCACACCATACGGCAGGCTGGCGGTCTCGCGGGTTTTCCAAAACGCAGCGAGAGCGACTACGACACTTTTGGCGTCGGGCACTCCTCCACCAGCATTTCCGCCGCCATGGGCATGGCTTTGGCCGCAGCCCGGGAAAAGGACCCCCGTCGTGTTGTGGCGGTCATTGGAGACGGTGCGATTACCGGCGGCATGGCCTTTGAAGCCCTGGCCCATGCTGGCGACGTGCGCCCCAATATGCTGGTGATTCTCAACGACAACCAAATGTCCATTGGCAAAAACACCGGTGGCCTCGCCAAATACTTTGCGAAAATATGGGCAAGCAAAACCTATATCAGCATGCGCGAGGGCGGCAAACGGGCCCTCGCCATGATCAAGCCCGCCTGGGATCTCGCTAAGCGTACCGAAGAGCATATGAAGGGCATGGTGGCGCCCGGCACTTTATTTGAGGAGCTCGGCTGGCATTACATTGGCCCCATTGATGGTCATGATCTACCCCAGCTCGTTCAGACCCTGGAGAACATGCGCGATCTTGAGGGACCCCAATTCCTTCACGTTCTCACCATGAAGGGCAAAGGCTATTCGCCTGCTGAGGCGGATCCCATTGGCTTCCATGCGATTAACAAACTGGAAGTGAAACCGAGTCTCGAGGCAGGCGATGCGCCCCCTGCAGCACCGCCGCCTACTTTGAAGAAAGTGAAGTATCAGGATGTGTTCGGGCAGTGGCTGTGTGATATGGCTGCGACGGACGACAGACTCATGGCGATCACGCCGGCGATGTGCGAAGGCTCGGGGATGGTGCCCTACGCCGCACAATACCCGGATCGTTTTTTTGACGTGGCCATCGCCGAACAGCATGCAGTGACACTGGCTGCCGGTATGGCCTGCGAAGGGGCGAAGCCGGTGGTTGCCATCTACTCCACGTTTCTGCAGCGCGCCTATGACCAACTGGTGCACGACGTTGCCCTGCAAAAGCTCGACGTTACTTTTGCCATTGATCGCGCGGGCCTGGTGGGTCAGGACGGACCCACCCACCACGGCGCCTTTGATATTAGTTATCTACGCTGTATTCCGAACATGGTCATCGGTGCGCCCTCGGACGAAAACGAGTGCCGCCAGATGCTATATACGGCCTATCGCCACCCTGGCCCGGCGGCTATCCGTTACCCGCGGGGCACCGGTCCCGGCGCACTCATCGAAGAAACCATGGCTGAACTGCCAATTGGAAAAGCAGTACTCGTGAGACCGGGTCAAGAGATCGCAATCCTGAATTTTGGCGCGCTATTCTCCGAGGCCATGAAAGCCGGCGAAGAGTTAGATGCAACGGTAGTCGATATGCGCTGGGTGAAGCCCCTGGACGAAGAAATGATCCTGGAGCTTGCCGCCAGCCATAGTCTGATTATCACTTTGGAAGAAAACGCTATCGCGGGAGGAGCGGGGTCGGCGGTCGCGGAGTATCTGTCTCAGAACAATGTCCGCTGCCCGGTTAAGCACTTCGGCATACCCGATGAATTTATTGACCATGGCGATCAGGCAATGCTTCGACAGCTTGCAGGCGCTTATGCGGATCCAATTATTGATGCAGGGAAATCGGCCACGACACGCTCTGCTGATCCGAGTCCGCTGGCGCAAGTGAGTAGAAGCTAG
- a CDS encoding polyprenyl synthetase family protein codes for MNPTRLNDARSYSLNIPGKRLRPQLLEASARATGNDRAEALAGPSAEAIELIHTYSLIHDDLPAMDDDDLRRGRPTLHVAFDEATAILVGDGLQAKAFELIANDDELSTEQRVRLIARLAKAAGFDGMVGGQGLDIEATNKDLSLDDLKNIHALKTGALITAALVMGGIVGNATDAQLATLETVGEKIGLAFQIIDDVIDVRSDSSTLGKTAGKDAAAGKTTYVALMGVETAQTLAMELYDEALALIADWDSSADSLRALLGKMVKRDR; via the coding sequence ATGAACCCGACGCGCCTGAACGACGCGAGGAGTTACTCCCTGAACATTCCCGGCAAACGCCTCCGCCCCCAACTCCTTGAGGCCTCTGCCCGCGCCACGGGTAACGACAGGGCAGAAGCCCTCGCAGGCCCCTCGGCGGAGGCCATCGAACTGATCCACACCTACTCGCTGATCCACGACGATCTTCCAGCCATGGATGACGATGACCTTCGGCGGGGCCGTCCTACGCTGCATGTTGCCTTTGATGAGGCAACGGCGATTCTCGTAGGGGACGGGTTGCAGGCGAAAGCCTTTGAACTCATTGCCAATGATGATGAACTGAGCACCGAACAGCGCGTCAGACTGATTGCACGACTCGCGAAAGCCGCAGGCTTTGATGGCATGGTGGGTGGGCAGGGCCTGGATATTGAGGCAACAAACAAAGACCTCAGCCTCGACGATTTGAAAAACATCCACGCTCTCAAAACCGGCGCGCTTATTACCGCCGCGCTTGTTATGGGCGGCATCGTGGGAAACGCCACGGACGCTCAGCTAGCCACACTGGAAACCGTAGGAGAAAAAATCGGGCTGGCGTTTCAAATCATTGATGACGTTATCGACGTGCGCAGTGACAGCAGCACCTTAGGCAAGACTGCAGGCAAAGATGCAGCAGCTGGCAAAACAACCTACGTTGCGCTCATGGGAGTCGAGACTGCTCAGACCCTGGCAATGGAACTTTATGATGAAGCTCTGGCTTTGATAGCCGACTGGGATAGCAGCGCCGACAGCCTGCGAGCATTGCTTGGAAAAATGGTGAAACGCGACCGTTAA
- the ribA gene encoding GTP cyclohydrolase II — translation MSVRFVEASRLPTDWAVFTMHGFEDVTANKEHLVLTLGDVSTDEPVLTRVHSECLTGDTLFSLRCDCGNQLQAALRAIAHEGRGALLYLRQEGRGIGLLNKIRAYKLQDEGADTVEANEQLGFGADMRDYSIVQPMFAHLQMSKVRLMTNNPRKVSALTDLGIEVTERVALQCDSNPHNEKYLQTKGAKLGHMFEAR, via the coding sequence GTGTCCGTAAGATTTGTAGAGGCTTCCCGCCTGCCCACCGACTGGGCCGTGTTCACCATGCACGGTTTCGAGGACGTGACCGCAAATAAGGAGCACCTGGTGCTTACCCTGGGTGATGTGTCGACTGACGAACCTGTGCTCACGCGGGTGCATTCCGAGTGCCTGACCGGCGACACGCTTTTCAGTCTCCGCTGCGACTGCGGTAATCAGCTTCAGGCGGCGCTCCGCGCCATTGCCCACGAGGGGCGGGGGGCGTTGCTCTATCTGCGGCAGGAGGGGCGGGGCATTGGACTCCTTAACAAAATTAGGGCGTACAAGCTGCAGGACGAGGGTGCCGATACCGTAGAGGCCAATGAGCAGCTGGGGTTTGGCGCGGATATGCGCGACTACTCAATTGTGCAGCCTATGTTTGCTCATCTACAGATGAGCAAGGTGCGGCTAATGACTAATAATCCCCGAAAAGTCTCTGCCCTGACAGATCTGGGAATTGAAGTGACGGAGCGTGTTGCGCTGCAGTGCGACAGCAATCCCCATAACGAGAAGTATCTCCAGACGAAAGGGGCCAAGCTGGGCCATATGTTTGAGGCGCGTTAG
- the ribD gene encoding bifunctional diaminohydroxyphosphoribosylaminopyrimidine deaminase/5-amino-6-(5-phosphoribosylamino)uracil reductase RibD, whose amino-acid sequence MAVAMPSDTPDAGDRQFMARALRLAERGKYWARPNPHVGCVLVRDSTVVGEGFTQPAGGDHAEIMALKAAGDAARGSTAYVTLEPCAHTGRTPPCCNALIAAGVARVFVGLRDPNPKVDGGGIHRLQAEGLAVHQGLMADQVEAQLAGFLQRQRLGRPRLRIKLAMSLDGRTAMASGESQWITGPQARLDVQKLRAESCAILTGVGTVLEDDCALTVRDSAFDDELLPAPQRRALRVVADRHLRTPAHAAVLQGEQPSLILHGSGADASHLPETLEHLALPGEAGGVAPAEIMAALAARECNEILLESGPTLAGAMLRSGMADALIVYIAPVLLGSRARPLLELPLDEMAEALRLQLVDRRQIGDDHRFVFVPQSVA is encoded by the coding sequence ATGGCCGTTGCAATGCCAAGTGATACTCCCGACGCTGGCGATCGCCAGTTCATGGCCCGTGCTCTGCGTCTTGCGGAGCGAGGTAAATACTGGGCCCGGCCCAATCCCCATGTGGGCTGCGTACTGGTTCGAGACTCTACGGTGGTGGGTGAGGGTTTTACCCAGCCCGCCGGGGGCGATCATGCCGAGATAATGGCGCTCAAGGCCGCCGGTGATGCCGCCCGCGGCAGCACCGCTTACGTCACGCTGGAGCCCTGTGCACATACGGGACGTACGCCTCCCTGCTGCAATGCCTTGATAGCCGCCGGTGTTGCAAGGGTCTTCGTGGGTTTGCGGGATCCCAATCCCAAAGTGGATGGCGGAGGCATTCATCGCCTTCAGGCTGAGGGCCTGGCCGTTCACCAGGGCCTGATGGCCGACCAGGTGGAGGCGCAGCTGGCAGGATTTCTGCAGCGCCAGCGTCTCGGCAGGCCTCGATTGCGCATCAAGCTGGCGATGTCTCTTGATGGGCGGACGGCTATGGCGTCGGGAGAAAGTCAGTGGATCACGGGGCCTCAGGCGCGTTTGGATGTGCAAAAACTCCGCGCGGAGAGCTGCGCCATTCTCACGGGCGTAGGGACCGTGCTGGAGGATGATTGCGCATTGACCGTGCGGGACAGCGCCTTTGACGATGAGCTATTGCCCGCTCCGCAACGTCGTGCCCTCAGGGTCGTTGCGGACAGGCACCTGCGTACGCCGGCGCACGCCGCGGTCCTGCAGGGCGAGCAGCCCAGTCTGATTCTTCATGGAAGTGGCGCCGATGCCTCGCATCTTCCGGAAACCCTGGAGCACCTGGCGCTGCCCGGTGAGGCGGGTGGTGTTGCACCGGCAGAAATCATGGCTGCCCTCGCCGCGAGGGAGTGCAACGAGATTCTGCTAGAATCCGGGCCCACTTTGGCGGGTGCCATGCTGCGAAGCGGTATGGCGGATGCGCTGATTGTGTATATCGCGCCGGTCCTGTTGGGTAGCCGCGCTCGGCCCTTGCTGGAGTTGCCCCTCGATGAGATGGCGGAGGCGCTCAGATTGCAGTTGGTCGATCGCCGGCAGATAGGCGACGACCATCGATTCGTTTTTGTGCCGCAGAGTGTCGCGTAG
- the ribB gene encoding 3,4-dihydroxy-2-butanone-4-phosphate synthase yields the protein MSKLSISSVGELLDDLRQGRMVVILDERNEKDARNNEGVVMVAAEHCSAEHVTFMARKARGLVCLALTQERCEQLDLPPMVAGAASDNSHFTLSIEAAKGIDTGISAADRAHTVQVAVAAQAEPADIVQPGHIFPLAAQAGGVLTRAGHTETAVDYTRIAGLTPAAVIADVLDDQGELADGPALTAFAEEHGLKVGTVADLIHYRIANEQTIERVREGVISTRYGNFQLATYRDRTHGGLHIALSLGEISATEPTLVRVHATSTLRDLLGSDVQGQVGWSVQRSLAAIAKSGSGVLVLLGRSETDEQLLHSVDLALGEIEPRDPKASDSYNTVGVGSQILRELGVGKIRLMGAPIKYNAISGFGLEVIDYLEPVVSEEII from the coding sequence ATGAGCAAGTTGAGCATTAGCAGTGTTGGGGAGTTACTCGACGATCTCCGTCAGGGCCGCATGGTGGTCATTCTCGACGAGAGAAATGAAAAGGACGCGCGTAATAACGAGGGCGTCGTCATGGTGGCGGCGGAACATTGCTCCGCAGAGCACGTGACGTTTATGGCCCGCAAGGCGCGGGGACTCGTATGCCTGGCGCTCACCCAGGAGCGCTGCGAGCAGTTGGATCTGCCGCCCATGGTCGCCGGTGCTGCGAGCGATAACTCGCACTTCACCCTGTCTATTGAGGCCGCGAAGGGTATCGATACGGGGATTTCTGCAGCCGACAGGGCACATACGGTGCAGGTGGCCGTGGCGGCGCAGGCTGAGCCGGCCGATATTGTGCAACCGGGCCATATCTTTCCTTTGGCGGCCCAGGCGGGAGGCGTGCTCACCCGCGCGGGGCATACGGAGACCGCTGTGGATTACACGCGCATAGCCGGCCTTACGCCCGCGGCAGTGATTGCTGACGTGCTGGATGATCAGGGAGAACTCGCCGACGGACCGGCATTGACGGCCTTTGCCGAAGAGCATGGTCTTAAGGTCGGAACCGTGGCGGATCTCATTCACTACCGCATTGCTAACGAGCAAACGATTGAACGGGTGCGTGAGGGCGTTATCTCCACCCGCTATGGCAACTTTCAGCTGGCCACCTACCGTGACCGCACCCATGGCGGCCTGCATATTGCCCTGAGTCTCGGAGAAATCAGCGCCACGGAGCCTACCCTGGTGCGGGTGCATGCGACATCTACTCTGCGGGATCTCCTGGGCAGCGATGTTCAGGGGCAAGTGGGCTGGAGCGTTCAGCGAAGCCTCGCTGCCATCGCCAAGAGCGGGTCAGGGGTTTTGGTCTTGCTGGGCCGTAGCGAAACGGACGAGCAGCTACTCCACAGTGTGGATCTGGCCCTGGGCGAAATCGAACCCCGGGACCCCAAGGCGAGCGATAGCTACAACACCGTGGGTGTGGGATCCCAGATCCTGCGCGAATTGGGGGTGGGTAAGATTCGCCTTATGGGTGCGCCGATCAAGTACAATGCCATCTCCGGATTTGGTCTTGAGGTCATTGATTATCTCGAGCCTGTGGTGTCAGAAGAAATTATTTAA
- the thiL gene encoding thiamine-phosphate kinase, with product MPGGKQPRDEFSLIARYLKELDRGPAVVVGNGDDGAVLRLDAHEELVVSVDSMLEGVHFPFDSPPSELAYRAVAAATSDLAAMGARPLGMTLALTIPEADDAWLRELRLGLSDAVGDFSLPLVGGDLTRGSLTLSVQVMGAVPAGGAIRRDGARPGDRVCVSGPLGDAAAGLALIEGRVAGDGPANTALREHFWRPMPALDLGISLRGKATAAVDVSDGLLADLGHIAEASKVCVIVDSSQLPISEAVNSIASGEQALAWALGGGEDYCLGFTLPESHELPPGSCVIGRVEEGAGVRCDAADAVDGYRHF from the coding sequence GTGCCGGGCGGTAAGCAGCCGCGCGACGAGTTCAGCCTCATCGCGCGCTACCTCAAAGAGCTGGACAGGGGGCCGGCTGTCGTTGTGGGAAACGGCGATGACGGCGCGGTTCTGCGCCTGGATGCTCACGAGGAACTGGTGGTATCTGTCGATAGCATGCTCGAAGGCGTGCATTTTCCCTTTGATTCCCCGCCCTCGGAACTTGCCTACCGGGCCGTGGCCGCTGCCACCAGCGATCTGGCGGCGATGGGTGCCAGACCTCTGGGCATGACTCTGGCCCTTACGATCCCCGAGGCCGACGACGCCTGGTTACGCGAGCTGCGCTTGGGATTAAGTGATGCCGTAGGGGATTTTTCCCTGCCCCTGGTCGGTGGCGATTTAACGCGAGGTAGTTTGACGCTGAGCGTGCAGGTGATGGGTGCGGTCCCCGCAGGTGGGGCTATCCGCCGCGACGGTGCCAGGCCCGGGGACAGGGTTTGTGTCAGTGGCCCCCTGGGTGATGCGGCGGCGGGCCTTGCGCTTATTGAAGGCCGCGTTGCCGGAGACGGGCCGGCCAATACTGCATTGCGAGAGCATTTTTGGAGACCCATGCCCGCTCTCGATCTGGGCATAAGTCTGCGGGGAAAGGCGACTGCTGCCGTGGATGTGTCTGATGGACTTCTCGCTGATCTGGGGCACATCGCCGAGGCGAGTAAGGTTTGCGTGATCGTCGATTCGTCGCAGTTGCCGATCTCCGAGGCAGTGAATTCTATAGCGTCAGGGGAGCAGGCCCTCGCCTGGGCCCTGGGTGGCGGTGAAGACTATTGCCTCGGCTTTACCCTACCAGAGTCCCATGAGCTCCCACCGGGGTCCTGTGTAATAGGACGCGTTGAGGAGGGCGCCGGTGTACGCTGTGATGCCGCCGACGCCGTGGATGGATATCGTCATTTTTAA
- the xseB gene encoding exodeoxyribonuclease VII small subunit gives MTKKKPNFESTVKEVDELVQRLESGDAGLEDSLETYEKGIAAIKAAQQQLVEAEQRVQLLIDKASTEESSEDDAV, from the coding sequence GTGACGAAGAAAAAACCGAACTTTGAATCCACGGTAAAAGAAGTTGACGAGCTGGTGCAGCGCCTTGAAAGCGGCGATGCAGGACTGGAGGATTCCTTAGAGACTTACGAAAAAGGCATCGCGGCTATCAAAGCTGCTCAGCAACAACTCGTTGAAGCCGAGCAACGAGTTCAGCTTCTCATTGACAAAGCGTCGACTGAAGAGTCGTCTGAAGACGACGCTGTATAG